Proteins encoded by one window of Streptosporangiales bacterium:
- a CDS encoding 30S ribosomal protein S13, with protein MPLPSLTPEQRAAALEKAAAARRARAEVKNRLKHSGATLAEVIREGQQNEVVGKMKVAALLEALPGVGKVRAKQIMERLGIAESRRVRGLGTNQVAALEREFGAAD; from the coding sequence GTGCCCCTCCCTTCTCTCACACCCGAGCAGCGGGCCGCCGCCCTGGAGAAGGCAGCTGCCGCCCGGCGGGCGCGCGCTGAGGTGAAGAACCGACTGAAGCACTCCGGTGCCACCCTTGCCGAGGTCATCCGCGAGGGTCAGCAGAACGAGGTCGTCGGCAAGATGAAGGTCGCCGCGTTGCTCGAGGCGCTGCCCGGCGTCGGCAAGGTGCGCGCCAAGCAGATCATGGAGCGCCTTGGCATCGCCGAGTCCCGCCGGGTGCGCGGTCTCGGCACCAACCAGGTCGCCGCGCTCGAGCGCGAGTTCGGTGCGGCCGACTGA